A single Cucumis melo cultivar AY chromosome 4, USDA_Cmelo_AY_1.0, whole genome shotgun sequence DNA region contains:
- the LOC103486793 gene encoding transcription factor bHLH48 isoform X1, which produces MEIKVGTVGGSSTIGRQSDDTGLESLQFCEEIQGLMTIPAENASSFTALLELPATQALELLHSPDSAAAAVVNDDSVHHCIKDVPKPYFSAFNCNLTFPTNSGLIERVTKLSILAKEHSPETTSSVPLNSSVNFEKVKNEPTTDTDSNPNPLQTLISDPKVENTNQRSAKRKEREKKGRGSTKKSKNESNEDAEKLPYVHVRARRGQATDSHSLAERARREKINARMKLLQELVPGCNKISGTALVLDEIINHVQSLQRQVEFLSMRLAAVNPRVDFNIESILATENEPILESNFPTMVSPLMWPEIPVNGTRQQYQPQWHFDGSVNQQGWARDEHNHHNFSPPENSLLSYDSSANSASLHSNQLKMEL; this is translated from the exons ATGGAGATTAAAGTAGGGACTGTAGGTGGATCCAGTACAATCGGGCGTCAATCGGATGATACTGGACTTGAATCGCTTCAATTCTGTGAAGAAATTCAGGGGTTGATGACTATTCCGGCGGAAAATGCTAGCTCCTTCACCGCACTTCTGGAACTCCCGGCGACGCAGGCTTTAGAGCTACTTCACTCGCCGGATTCCGCGGCGGCGGCGGTTGTGAACGATGATTCCGTTCATCACTGTATCAAAGACGTTCCGAAACCCTACTTTAGTGCCTTCAACTGCAATTTGACCTTTCCGACGAACTCGGGTCTAATTGAACGTGTTACCAAGCTCTCGATTTTGGCTAAAGAGCATTCGCCGGAGACGACAAGCTCAGTGCCGTTGAATTCGAGTGTGAATTTTGAGAAGGTGAAGAACGAGCCCACAACTGACACCGATTCGAACCCTAATCCCTTGCAGACTTTAATCTCCGATCCGAAGGTGGAGAACACGAACCAGAGATCGGCGAAGAGGAAGGAACGCGAGAAAAAG GGAAGAGGGTCAACAAAGAAGAGCAAGAATGAAAGCAACGAGGATGCAGAAAAGCTTCCTTATGTTCATGTCCGAGCTCGCCGTGGTCAAGCGACAGACAGCCATAGCCTAGCAGAGCGA GCAAGGAGAGAGAAAATCAATGCTCGGATGAAGCTACTTCAAGAACTGGTCCCTGGATGCAATAAG ATCTCAGGCACAGCTCTAGTGTTGGATGAAATCATCAACCATGTACAATCACTGCAGCGTCAAGTGGAG TTCTTGTCAATGAGGCTTGCCGCAGTTAACCCCAGAGTTGATTTCAACATTGAAAGCATATTGGCTACAGAA AATGAACCCATACTCGAAAGCAACTTTCCAACGATGGTTTCGCCATTGATGTGGCCAGAAATCCCCGTAAATGGAACAAGACAACAATATCAACCCCAATGGCATTTCGATGGCTCAGTTAACCAGCAAGGGTGGGCAAGGGATGAACATAATCATCATAATTTCAGCCCTCCTGAAAACTCTCTTTTAAGTTACGACTCTTCAGCAAATTCAG CATCTCTGCACTCAAATCAATTGAAGATGGAGCTGTGA
- the LOC103486793 gene encoding transcription factor bHLH60 isoform X2: MEIKVGTVGGSSTIGRQSDDTGLESLQFCEEIQGLMTIPAENASSFTALLELPATQALELLHSPDSAAAAVVNDDSVHHCIKDVPKPYFSAFNCNLTFPTNSGLIERVTKLSILAKEHSPETTSSVPLNSSVNFEKVKNEPTTDTDSNPNPLQTLISDPKVENTNQRSAKRKEREKKGRGSTKKSKNESNEDAEKLPYVHVRARRGQATDSHSLAERARREKINARMKLLQELVPGCNKFQRNASWSCLEAVGGHL, from the exons ATGGAGATTAAAGTAGGGACTGTAGGTGGATCCAGTACAATCGGGCGTCAATCGGATGATACTGGACTTGAATCGCTTCAATTCTGTGAAGAAATTCAGGGGTTGATGACTATTCCGGCGGAAAATGCTAGCTCCTTCACCGCACTTCTGGAACTCCCGGCGACGCAGGCTTTAGAGCTACTTCACTCGCCGGATTCCGCGGCGGCGGCGGTTGTGAACGATGATTCCGTTCATCACTGTATCAAAGACGTTCCGAAACCCTACTTTAGTGCCTTCAACTGCAATTTGACCTTTCCGACGAACTCGGGTCTAATTGAACGTGTTACCAAGCTCTCGATTTTGGCTAAAGAGCATTCGCCGGAGACGACAAGCTCAGTGCCGTTGAATTCGAGTGTGAATTTTGAGAAGGTGAAGAACGAGCCCACAACTGACACCGATTCGAACCCTAATCCCTTGCAGACTTTAATCTCCGATCCGAAGGTGGAGAACACGAACCAGAGATCGGCGAAGAGGAAGGAACGCGAGAAAAAG GGAAGAGGGTCAACAAAGAAGAGCAAGAATGAAAGCAACGAGGATGCAGAAAAGCTTCCTTATGTTCATGTCCGAGCTCGCCGTGGTCAAGCGACAGACAGCCATAGCCTAGCAGAGCGA GCAAGGAGAGAGAAAATCAATGCTCGGATGAAGCTACTTCAAGAACTGGTCCCTGGATGCAATAAG TTCCAAAGGAATGCTAGCTGGAGTTGCCTTGAAGCAGTTGGGGGACATCTATAG